A portion of the Roseovarius sp. SCSIO 43702 genome contains these proteins:
- the hfq gene encoding RNA chaperone Hfq: MASDRQNLQDAFLNQVRKTKTPVTVFLINGVKLQGVITWFDNFCILLRRDGQSQLVYKHAVSTIMPAQPINLYDGDEDN, from the coding sequence ATGGCTTCTGACCGTCAAAATTTGCAGGATGCGTTTCTCAACCAGGTGCGCAAGACCAAGACACCCGTGACGGTGTTCCTGATCAACGGGGTCAAACTCCAGGGTGTCATCACGTGGTTCGACAATTTCTGCATCCTGCTTCGCCGGGATGGACAGTCGCAGCTCGTCTACAAGCATGCCGTCTCGACGATCATGCCGGCGCAGCCGATCAACCTCTACGATGGTGATGAGGACAATTGA
- a CDS encoding TrkH family potassium uptake protein, with protein sequence MIAHLARLPLFLILAAIASLSMMVPALHALLNEDHTIARSFLYWGLIGFVLIGLVGLAISANRERRSSDLANLLSLFMTFTLLPVFLALPFQEALGTTSFLNAYVEMVSSLTTTGATLFADPSRLADSLHLWRGLVGWMGGLLMWVAASAVLAQLNLGGFEVTATAEPGQEGARFDRFERANAAKRLGRAAATLAHVYAGLTMVLWLCLVVGGDRPLVGLVHAMSTMATSGISPVGGLAEARSGVAGEMVIFLFLSFALSRLTFSSDTMTQARPGLIHDPEFRLGGALVLGVPLLLFLRHWIGALDVSGDENLGNALRALWGAAFSVLSFLSTTGFESAHWDVAQGWSGLRTPGLILMGLALVGGGVATTAGGVKLLRVYTLYLAGQREMERLVHPNSVGRAGARSRRIRRQGAFVAWIFFMLFALSLSLVTVLFSWFGIDFENAVVLAIAALSTTGPLITVAAEVPLTLTEIAPLAKLVLAMAMVVGRLETLAIIALLNPGLWRT encoded by the coding sequence ATGATCGCGCATCTCGCACGGCTTCCGCTTTTCCTGATCCTCGCGGCGATCGCGTCGCTGTCGATGATGGTGCCGGCCCTGCATGCACTTCTCAACGAAGATCACACGATCGCGCGCAGCTTTCTCTATTGGGGGCTCATCGGCTTCGTGCTGATCGGGTTGGTGGGGCTGGCCATCAGCGCGAACCGCGAGCGCCGCTCGTCGGACCTGGCCAACCTGCTGTCGCTATTCATGACCTTCACGCTGCTTCCCGTCTTTCTGGCGCTCCCCTTCCAGGAAGCGCTTGGAACCACGAGCTTCCTGAATGCCTATGTGGAGATGGTGTCGTCTCTCACCACCACGGGCGCGACGCTTTTCGCCGATCCGTCGCGGCTGGCCGACAGTCTTCACCTGTGGCGGGGCCTCGTGGGGTGGATGGGCGGTCTTCTGATGTGGGTTGCGGCCTCGGCGGTGCTGGCGCAACTGAACCTCGGCGGCTTCGAGGTCACGGCGACGGCCGAACCTGGCCAGGAAGGTGCGCGGTTCGACCGGTTCGAGCGGGCAAACGCCGCCAAGCGCCTTGGCCGCGCGGCGGCGACGCTGGCGCACGTCTATGCCGGGCTGACGATGGTCCTGTGGCTGTGCCTCGTGGTGGGCGGCGACCGGCCGCTCGTGGGGTTGGTCCACGCCATGTCGACCATGGCGACAAGCGGTATCTCGCCGGTCGGCGGCCTTGCCGAGGCGCGCTCCGGCGTGGCGGGCGAGATGGTGATCTTTCTCTTTCTCAGCTTCGCGCTTTCGCGGCTCACCTTTTCGTCCGACACAATGACACAGGCGCGGCCGGGCTTGATCCACGATCCCGAGTTCCGGTTGGGCGGGGCGCTGGTGCTCGGCGTGCCGCTGCTTCTTTTCCTGCGCCATTGGATCGGAGCGCTCGATGTGTCGGGTGACGAGAACCTCGGCAATGCCCTGCGCGCGCTTTGGGGCGCCGCGTTCAGCGTGTTGTCGTTTCTCTCCACCACCGGCTTCGAAAGCGCGCATTGGGACGTGGCGCAGGGCTGGTCCGGTCTGAGGACACCGGGGCTTATCCTGATGGGACTCGCCCTTGTCGGAGGGGGTGTCGCCACGACGGCGGGCGGGGTGAAACTCTTGCGGGTCTACACGCTCTACCTTGCCGGTCAGCGCGAGATGGAGCGGCTGGTGCATCCCAACTCGGTCGGACGCGCAGGTGCGCGGAGCCGCCGGATTCGCCGGCAAGGCGCTTTCGTCGCCTGGATATTCTTCATGCTCTTCGCGTTGTCGTTGTCACTGGTGACGGTGCTATTCTCGTGGTTCGGCATCGACTTCGAGAACGCCGTGGTTCTGGCAATTGCGGCGCTCTCGACGACCGGTCCGCTGATCACGGTCGCGGCGGAGGTGCCCCTGACGCTGACCGAGATCGCACCGCTGGCCAAGCTGGTGCTGGCGATGGCGATGGTGGTGGGTCGCCTCGAGACGCTCGCGATTATCGCGCTTCTCAATCCCGGGCTCTGGCGCACCTAG
- the trkA gene encoding Trk system potassium transporter TrkA: protein MKVIICGAGQVGWQIARHLSGEKNDVTVVDNNADLVRRATDTLDVQGLAGFASYPDVLDRAGARDADMIIAATHSDEVNMVTCQVAHSVFNISRKIARLRSQSYLDAIYSDLYRRDHMPIDVVISPEREVAEAALRRLKAPAAFDSESFLDDQAQLMGLRLDEDCPVLYTPLRQLSDLFSTLRVIVLAVRREGRLFAPEAGDQLFAGDEAYLFAPNEDVPRMLEVFGKKSKRQERVVILGGGNVGLTVAQALEERGGGIRAKVIERNRQIAERAADALERTIVLNGDALDVTLLNEAGVNRADAVLAVTDDDKTNLLAAVRAKAVGCPLAISLINDPTLVPLMEPMGIDAYINPRATTVSSILRHIRHGRVRGVYSIGDSEAEVIEAQVLSTSSLAGALIRDIDFPEGVLVGAVKKGDEIHQPRGGLRIEESDVLVIFALASDVPAVERLLQVSIDFF from the coding sequence ATGAAGGTCATCATTTGTGGCGCGGGGCAGGTCGGTTGGCAGATCGCGCGCCATCTTTCGGGCGAAAAGAACGATGTGACCGTGGTCGACAACAACGCCGATCTCGTGCGCCGGGCCACCGACACGCTCGACGTGCAGGGACTTGCCGGGTTCGCGAGCTACCCGGACGTGCTCGACCGGGCGGGCGCCCGGGATGCCGACATGATCATCGCCGCCACCCATTCCGACGAGGTCAACATGGTGACCTGCCAGGTGGCGCATTCGGTCTTCAACATCTCGCGCAAGATCGCGCGGCTGCGGAGCCAGTCCTATCTCGACGCGATCTATTCCGACCTCTACCGGCGCGACCACATGCCCATCGACGTCGTCATCAGCCCCGAGCGCGAGGTTGCCGAGGCGGCGCTTCGGCGGCTCAAGGCGCCCGCGGCCTTCGACAGCGAGAGCTTTCTCGACGATCAGGCGCAGCTCATGGGGCTGCGGCTCGACGAGGATTGCCCGGTTCTCTACACGCCGCTGCGGCAGTTGAGCGATCTCTTCTCGACGCTGCGGGTGATCGTGCTGGCCGTGAGGCGCGAAGGACGGCTCTTCGCGCCCGAGGCGGGCGATCAGCTTTTCGCCGGGGACGAGGCCTATCTCTTCGCGCCGAACGAGGACGTGCCACGGATGCTCGAGGTCTTCGGCAAGAAATCGAAGCGACAGGAACGCGTCGTGATCCTCGGCGGCGGAAACGTTGGCCTGACGGTCGCGCAGGCGCTGGAAGAGCGCGGCGGGGGCATCCGTGCCAAGGTGATCGAACGCAACCGCCAGATTGCGGAGCGGGCCGCGGACGCGCTCGAGCGGACCATCGTCCTGAACGGTGATGCGCTCGATGTGACGCTGCTCAACGAGGCGGGGGTCAACCGGGCCGATGCGGTTCTCGCCGTGACGGATGACGACAAGACCAACCTTCTCGCCGCGGTGCGCGCCAAGGCTGTGGGATGCCCGCTCGCCATCTCGCTCATCAACGATCCGACCCTCGTGCCCCTGATGGAGCCCATGGGCATCGACGCCTATATCAACCCGCGGGCCACCACGGTCAGCTCGATCCTGCGGCACATCCGGCACGGGCGAGTGCGCGGCGTTTATTCCATCGGCGACAGCGAGGCGGAGGTGATCGAGGCGCAGGTTCTTTCGACCTCCTCGTTGGCGGGCGCGCTCATCCGGGACATCGACTTTCCCGAGGGTGTGCTGGTCGGCGCGGTGAAGAAAGGCGACGAGATCCATCAGCCGAGGGGCGGTCTCAGGATCGAGGAGAGCGACGTGCTCGTGATCTTCGCGCTCGCGTCGGATGTGCCGGCGGTGGAGCGCTTGCTCCAGGTCTCGATTGATTTCTTCTAG
- a CDS encoding sigma-54 dependent transcriptional regulator: MSDILIVDDERDIRELISDILEDEGYTTRLAGNSDEAMAAVKAEQPGLLILDIWLKDSHMDGIDILKAVKRDYPDVPVVIISGHGNIEIAVAAIKQGAYDFIEKPFNIDQLLVVIRRGMETSRLRREVQTLKRRDSGPAEMLGESSVFRALLGQLDKVTRSNGRVMLSGPAGAGKELAARYIHANSNRADGPFVSVGCATIEADRMEEVLFGRESEERGVEPGLLEEANGGVIYFDEVADMPIGTQSKILRVLVDQQFLRVGGADKVQVDLRVISSTSRDLEAEIAAERFRRELYHRLNVVPIAVPALEERRDDIPLLATHFIETLHKSQGLPLRKLSAEAAALLQTMPWPGNVRQLRNVIERVLILGDGSDEIDANELPGETDAVVEDGRVVLSGSLATMPLREAREAFEREYLLTQINRFGGNISRTAEFVGMERSALHRKLKSLGVVTGSKAGARMAKVSESEAG, encoded by the coding sequence ATGAGTGATATTCTGATTGTCGACGACGAGCGGGACATCCGGGAACTGATCTCGGACATTCTCGAGGATGAAGGCTACACCACCCGCCTTGCCGGAAATTCGGACGAGGCGATGGCGGCCGTGAAAGCCGAGCAACCGGGCCTCCTGATCCTCGATATCTGGCTCAAGGACAGCCACATGGATGGCATCGACATCCTCAAGGCCGTGAAGCGCGACTATCCCGACGTCCCGGTGGTCATCATCTCGGGTCACGGCAATATCGAGATCGCGGTCGCCGCGATCAAGCAGGGGGCCTATGACTTCATCGAGAAGCCCTTCAACATCGACCAGCTTCTTGTCGTGATCCGGCGCGGCATGGAGACGAGCCGGCTGCGGCGGGAAGTTCAAACGCTCAAGCGGCGCGACAGCGGACCTGCAGAAATGCTGGGCGAGAGCTCGGTCTTCCGCGCGCTTCTGGGTCAGCTCGACAAGGTGACGCGCTCGAACGGGCGCGTGATGCTTTCCGGACCGGCGGGGGCGGGTAAGGAACTGGCCGCGCGCTACATCCATGCCAATTCCAACCGGGCCGACGGGCCCTTCGTCAGCGTGGGTTGCGCGACGATCGAGGCCGACCGTATGGAAGAGGTCCTGTTCGGACGGGAGAGCGAGGAGCGGGGGGTGGAGCCCGGTCTGCTCGAAGAAGCGAATGGCGGCGTGATCTATTTCGACGAAGTGGCCGACATGCCCATCGGCACGCAATCCAAGATCCTGCGCGTGCTCGTGGATCAGCAATTCCTGCGGGTGGGCGGCGCCGACAAGGTGCAGGTGGATCTGCGCGTCATCTCGTCCACGAGCCGCGATCTCGAGGCCGAGATCGCCGCCGAACGGTTCCGGCGCGAGCTGTATCATCGTCTTAACGTCGTGCCGATCGCGGTGCCAGCGCTCGAGGAGCGGCGCGACGACATTCCGCTGCTGGCCACGCATTTCATCGAGACGCTTCACAAGAGCCAGGGTCTGCCGCTCCGCAAGCTCTCGGCGGAGGCGGCGGCGCTGCTCCAGACGATGCCGTGGCCGGGCAACGTGAGGCAGTTGCGCAACGTGATCGAGCGGGTGCTGATCCTGGGCGACGGCAGCGACGAGATCGACGCGAACGAGCTTCCCGGCGAGACGGATGCCGTGGTGGAGGATGGGCGCGTGGTGCTGTCGGGATCGCTGGCCACGATGCCGCTGCGCGAGGCGCGCGAGGCGTTCGAGCGGGAATACCTGCTCACCCAGATCAACCGGTTCGGAGGCAACATCAGCCGTACCGCGGAATTCGTCGGGATGGAGCGTAGCGCGCTGCACCGCAAGCTCAAGTCGCTCGGTGTCGTCACCGGCTCGAAAGCGGGCGCGCGCATGGCCAAGGTCAGCGAGAGCGAAGCCGGCTGA
- a CDS encoding PAS domain-containing sensor histidine kinase: protein MQVAVKTRKPSWDRIVRLRRIQRVQTLATVGLFTLGPVLALMTYLVMGPLDQGASSSVLRIVLLTDLIYVIIVAALVLQRVARMVAARRRHSAGSRLHLRLTGVFAIMALIPTVTVAVFATLSVNMGLEAWFSDRVGRVVSSSVAAAQAYEEEHRRDLITDARALASILNATKRATVFLDDGDIRKVLSDGQRGIQRGLREAFVVDGTGAIRARGENSYLFDFERPTQEQIEAAQEEGVIVIQDWDNNEFRALMPLVTIPDRYLYVSRNVDGEILNLLDETQETASFYRQRESERGRVLFEFGLVYVGFAVILILAAIWLGMWFAERLSRPVGRLASAAQRVGNGDLDVQVREEDGDDEIAMMGRYFNQMTRQLKRQRNDLLNRSEQIERRRRLFDSVLGSVSSGVVGLDAKGRVTFVNRAAERLLDWQQDRQSVPISLAVPEFAELFERLRESRSGFLQEEIRVSRSGAQENLLVRMSERVNEEGRREGYVVAFDDVTDLVSAQRMAAWGDVARRIAHEIKNPLTPIKLSAERTRRKFSKLLDAENAEALTQMTDVIVRKTDDLRRIVDEFSKFARMPEPERRQESLTQLLREAAMLQEAGQPDVRFEVDLAEDDMRADLDATMISQALTNLIKNAGEAIETRKEKLGEDFEPIIRIESTIEDGCARITISDNGIGLPEDRARLFEPYVTTRDEGTGLGLPIVKKIIEEHGGTLVLEDAPAFGSDTHQGAMAIITLDLVGRPMVTQPEKEAV from the coding sequence GTGCAGGTGGCCGTCAAGACACGCAAGCCCAGTTGGGACAGGATCGTCCGCCTGCGCCGCATTCAGCGTGTGCAGACCTTGGCAACCGTGGGGCTTTTCACGCTCGGGCCGGTGCTGGCACTCATGACCTACCTGGTGATGGGCCCGCTCGACCAGGGGGCGTCGTCGAGCGTGCTTCGGATCGTGCTGCTCACCGACCTCATCTACGTGATCATCGTGGCGGCGCTCGTCCTGCAACGGGTTGCGCGTATGGTGGCCGCGCGGCGACGCCATTCCGCCGGATCGCGGCTGCACCTGCGGCTGACGGGCGTCTTCGCGATCATGGCGCTCATTCCCACGGTCACGGTGGCGGTCTTCGCCACGCTCAGCGTCAACATGGGCCTCGAGGCATGGTTTTCGGACCGCGTGGGCCGGGTGGTGAGCAGTTCGGTGGCCGCGGCCCAGGCCTACGAGGAGGAGCACCGCCGCGACCTCATCACCGATGCGCGCGCGCTGGCCTCGATCCTGAACGCGACGAAACGGGCGACCGTGTTTCTCGACGACGGAGATATCCGCAAGGTCCTGTCCGATGGTCAGCGTGGAATACAGCGTGGCCTGCGCGAGGCGTTCGTCGTCGATGGCACCGGTGCGATCCGGGCGCGGGGCGAGAATTCCTATCTCTTCGATTTCGAGCGACCGACCCAGGAACAGATCGAGGCGGCGCAGGAGGAGGGCGTCATCGTCATCCAGGATTGGGACAACAATGAATTCCGGGCCCTGATGCCTCTTGTCACGATCCCTGACCGTTATCTGTACGTCAGTCGGAACGTGGACGGCGAGATCCTCAACCTGCTCGACGAAACGCAGGAGACCGCCAGTTTCTATCGCCAGCGCGAGAGCGAGCGGGGGCGCGTGCTTTTCGAGTTCGGCCTCGTCTACGTGGGCTTCGCGGTGATCCTCATCCTTGCGGCGATATGGCTTGGCATGTGGTTCGCCGAGAGACTGTCGCGCCCGGTCGGGCGGCTTGCCAGTGCGGCGCAGCGGGTGGGCAACGGCGATCTGGATGTGCAGGTACGCGAAGAGGATGGTGATGACGAGATCGCCATGATGGGGCGGTATTTCAACCAGATGACCCGCCAGTTGAAGCGTCAGCGCAACGATCTGCTCAACCGCTCGGAGCAGATCGAGCGGCGTCGGCGGCTTTTCGATTCGGTTCTGGGATCGGTATCGTCGGGGGTCGTCGGTCTTGATGCGAAGGGACGCGTCACATTCGTGAACCGTGCGGCCGAGCGGCTTCTGGACTGGCAGCAGGACCGGCAGAGCGTGCCCATCTCCCTCGCCGTGCCCGAATTCGCCGAACTTTTCGAGCGCCTGCGCGAAAGCCGAAGCGGTTTCCTGCAGGAGGAAATCCGCGTGAGCCGAAGCGGGGCGCAGGAGAACTTGCTTGTCCGCATGTCGGAACGTGTCAACGAGGAGGGCAGGCGAGAGGGCTACGTGGTGGCCTTCGACGACGTGACGGACCTCGTCAGTGCGCAGCGGATGGCGGCCTGGGGCGACGTGGCGCGGCGCATCGCACACGAGATCAAGAACCCGCTCACGCCGATCAAGCTCAGCGCCGAACGCACGCGGAGGAAATTCTCGAAGCTGCTCGATGCCGAGAATGCCGAGGCGCTGACCCAGATGACCGACGTAATCGTCCGCAAGACCGACGATCTGCGCCGCATCGTGGACGAGTTCTCGAAATTCGCCCGCATGCCCGAGCCGGAACGACGGCAGGAAAGCCTGACGCAATTGCTGCGCGAGGCCGCGATGTTGCAGGAGGCGGGACAGCCTGATGTCAGGTTCGAGGTCGATCTGGCCGAGGACGACATGCGCGCCGATCTCGACGCGACGATGATCAGCCAGGCCTTGACGAACCTGATCAAGAACGCGGGCGAAGCCATTGAAACCCGAAAGGAAAAGCTCGGGGAAGATTTCGAGCCGATCATCCGCATCGAAAGCACGATCGAGGACGGGTGTGCCCGCATCACGATCTCGGATAACGGCATCGGCCTGCCCGAGGATCGCGCCCGGCTTTTCGAGCCTTACGTGACGACGCGCGACGAGGGTACTGGGCTCGGCCTGCCCATCGTGAAGAAAATTATCGAGGAGCACGGCGGCACGCTCGTGCTCGAGGATGCGCCGGCCTTCGGCTCCGACACGCATCAGGGCGCGATGGCAATCATCACGCTCGATCTTGTCGGCCGGCCGATGGTCACGCAGCCGGAGAAAGAAGCGGTTTGA
- a CDS encoding response regulator, with protein sequence MDGTVLVADDDRTIRTVLTQALTRAGCKVHATSSLTTLLRWVEEGRGDAVISDVVMPDGNGLEMIPRIAQVRPGLPVIVISAQNTIMTAIRANEAEAFDYLPKPFDLPDLMKRTAAALGTSRGRGTSKDTLPERPDDLPLVGRTPVMQKLYHSVARVLNTELPVLIRGETGTGKTLLARAIHDLSERRGEAFVMLGAADLNDVAVLSSKARGGTILLDGVERFDAEAQHRALRLIEAVEGTRILATLQASDHADLGDDLYFRLAGAIIDMPPLRDRSEDIDALAEHVLRTAGCAARRLEPDATELLRRYGWPGNVRQLENLLRHAALDGRGEMLRRADIEPFLSVQPDAPAGTTAEGETLSDSVARHLGRYFEMHGALLPPAGLYPRILREVELPLIEIALEATGGNQAKCAELLGINRNTLRKKITDLDIRVTRRRKLM encoded by the coding sequence ATGGACGGAACCGTTCTCGTGGCCGATGACGACCGGACCATCCGCACCGTCCTCACGCAGGCATTGACGCGCGCAGGGTGCAAGGTTCATGCCACCTCGTCGCTGACCACGCTTCTGCGGTGGGTCGAGGAGGGCCGGGGCGACGCGGTCATATCGGACGTGGTCATGCCGGATGGCAACGGCCTGGAAATGATTCCGCGTATCGCTCAGGTGCGACCCGGCCTTCCGGTGATCGTGATCTCGGCGCAGAACACCATCATGACGGCGATCCGCGCGAACGAGGCGGAGGCGTTCGACTATCTCCCCAAGCCCTTCGATCTTCCCGATCTGATGAAACGGACGGCAGCGGCCCTCGGCACGTCGCGGGGGCGGGGCACGTCGAAGGACACGCTGCCCGAACGGCCCGACGACCTTCCGCTTGTCGGGCGCACGCCGGTCATGCAGAAACTTTATCATTCCGTCGCCCGCGTGCTGAACACGGAGCTTCCCGTGCTGATACGGGGCGAGACGGGAACGGGCAAAACGCTTCTCGCGCGGGCGATCCACGATCTTTCCGAAAGACGCGGCGAGGCGTTCGTCATGCTGGGTGCCGCCGATCTGAACGATGTCGCCGTGCTTTCGTCGAAGGCGAGGGGAGGCACGATCCTTCTCGATGGAGTGGAACGGTTCGATGCGGAGGCGCAGCATCGCGCGCTGCGGCTCATCGAGGCGGTGGAAGGCACGCGTATCCTCGCCACGCTGCAGGCAAGCGATCACGCCGATCTCGGTGACGATCTCTATTTCCGGCTGGCCGGGGCGATCATCGACATGCCGCCTCTGCGGGACCGAAGCGAAGATATCGACGCGCTTGCGGAACACGTGCTCAGAACGGCCGGTTGCGCGGCGCGGCGGCTCGAGCCGGATGCGACCGAGCTTCTGCGGCGGTATGGCTGGCCCGGTAACGTGCGGCAATTGGAGAACCTGTTGCGTCATGCCGCGCTCGATGGGCGTGGCGAAATGCTGCGGCGGGCGGATATCGAGCCGTTCCTGAGTGTGCAACCCGACGCCCCGGCAGGGACCACGGCGGAGGGCGAGACCCTTTCCGATTCGGTTGCCCGGCATCTTGGCCGGTATTTCGAGATGCATGGCGCGCTGCTCCCGCCGGCCGGACTTTACCCGCGAATTTTGCGGGAGGTGGAGCTTCCCCTGATCGAGATCGCGCTGGAGGCAACGGGCGGAAATCAGGCCAAATGCGCCGAGTTGCTTGGCATCAACCGCAATACCCTGCGCAAGAAGATCACCGACCTTGATATTCGCGTGACACGCCGCCGGAAATTGATGTAA
- a CDS encoding nitrogen regulation protein NR(II), which translates to MNPGDASLWAAIPSPVLVIDADDRVCAANPAAEMFFNISARSLSGRPLWDVLRLDHPPRAAVARARVQKATLVLNDAEIAAGQRETVPATIQIAPHDQEGAGHMLVFVVPHEGAGRSGSVRTIRSHARSAIGMAEMLAHEIKNPLAGITGAAQLLAMSLGPEDRELTDLIVEESRRVAALLEQVEQFGDVRMVIPEAVNLHDVLERAKQSARLGVAGAMRFVNDYDPSLPAAAGSADQLIQVILNLVKNAAEAAGPGGGTITLRSYYDGGMRVRGADGTPVAAPLQIEVEDDGPGLPDDIVEDAFDPFVSGRENGTGLGLALVAKIVAAHGGMIGVETRPGRTVFRMSLRAAARDRVEAA; encoded by the coding sequence GTGAACCCCGGGGACGCATCGCTCTGGGCCGCGATCCCCTCGCCGGTCCTGGTGATTGACGCCGATGACCGGGTGTGCGCGGCGAATCCGGCCGCGGAAATGTTCTTCAACATCTCCGCGCGCAGCCTGTCCGGCAGGCCGCTTTGGGATGTCCTGCGTCTGGACCATCCGCCCCGTGCCGCCGTGGCACGGGCTCGGGTCCAGAAAGCGACGCTCGTTCTCAACGATGCCGAGATCGCTGCGGGTCAGCGGGAGACGGTTCCCGCCACCATTCAGATCGCGCCGCACGACCAGGAGGGAGCGGGCCATATGCTTGTCTTCGTGGTGCCCCACGAGGGCGCGGGGCGGAGTGGATCGGTCCGCACGATCCGGTCCCATGCGAGATCGGCAATCGGAATGGCCGAGATGCTGGCGCATGAGATCAAGAACCCCCTGGCGGGGATCACCGGCGCGGCGCAATTGCTCGCCATGTCGCTGGGGCCGGAGGATCGCGAACTGACCGATCTCATCGTCGAGGAAAGCCGCCGCGTGGCCGCGCTGTTGGAGCAGGTCGAGCAGTTCGGCGATGTGCGCATGGTGATACCCGAAGCCGTCAACCTGCACGACGTGCTCGAACGCGCGAAGCAATCCGCGCGGCTCGGGGTTGCGGGTGCGATGCGGTTCGTGAACGACTACGATCCGTCGCTTCCCGCCGCGGCCGGGAGCGCGGACCAGCTCATCCAGGTGATTCTCAACCTCGTGAAGAATGCCGCCGAAGCGGCCGGTCCCGGGGGAGGCACGATCACGCTTCGGAGTTACTATGACGGCGGGATGCGCGTGCGGGGCGCCGACGGCACGCCCGTCGCCGCGCCCCTCCAGATCGAGGTCGAGGATGACGGGCCGGGCCTGCCCGACGACATCGTGGAAGATGCGTTCGATCCCTTCGTTTCCGGGCGCGAGAACGGCACCGGGCTTGGCCTTGCGCTCGTGGCCAAGATCGTCGCGGCGCATGGCGGGATGATTGGAGTCGAAACCCGTCCGGGCCGTACCGTCTTTCGCATGTCACTCCGCGCGGCCGCGCGCGATCGCGTGGAGGCCGCCTGA
- the dusB gene encoding tRNA dihydrouridine synthase DusB, whose translation MVNSLSDLGLDPPVFLAPLAGITDLPFRNLVSSFGAGLVVSEMVASQEMVQAKPGVRERAELGFGIENTAVQLAGREARWMAEAARMVEANGARIIDINMGCPAKKVTSGGGTGASGSALMKDLDHAASLIEAVVGAVDVPVTLKTRLGWDHDRLNAPELARRAEAAGVRMITIHGRTRCQFYKGRADWSAIRAVREAVRIPVVANGDVVDIATAGEALRRSGASGVMIGRGAQGRPWLLAEIASALAGAPAPMRPVGARFVDMVAGHYEAMLGFYGKALGTRVARKHLGWYMDVADTDAGLRRLVLTAPSPNEVLARLPDALGLRAEIAA comes from the coding sequence TTGGTCAACTCCCTCAGCGATCTCGGTCTCGATCCGCCGGTCTTCCTCGCGCCGCTGGCGGGAATCACGGATTTGCCGTTCCGAAACCTGGTCTCGTCCTTCGGAGCGGGGCTCGTGGTGAGCGAGATGGTCGCCAGCCAAGAAATGGTCCAGGCCAAGCCCGGCGTGCGCGAACGGGCTGAGTTGGGATTCGGCATCGAGAACACCGCCGTGCAGCTTGCAGGGCGCGAGGCGCGGTGGATGGCCGAGGCCGCGCGCATGGTCGAGGCCAACGGGGCACGCATCATCGACATCAACATGGGCTGTCCGGCAAAGAAGGTGACGAGTGGAGGTGGCACGGGGGCGAGCGGTTCGGCGCTGATGAAGGACCTCGATCACGCGGCCAGCCTGATCGAGGCGGTTGTGGGCGCGGTTGACGTGCCGGTGACGCTCAAGACGCGGCTTGGATGGGATCATGACCGCCTCAATGCTCCGGAACTGGCCCGGCGGGCCGAGGCGGCGGGGGTGCGCATGATCACGATCCACGGGCGCACGCGTTGTCAATTCTACAAGGGTCGGGCCGACTGGTCGGCGATCCGGGCGGTTCGCGAGGCCGTGCGCATCCCGGTGGTCGCGAATGGTGACGTGGTGGATATCGCGACGGCGGGAGAGGCCTTGAGACGGTCCGGCGCATCCGGCGTGATGATCGGGCGCGGTGCGCAGGGCCGGCCCTGGCTGCTGGCCGAGATCGCCTCGGCGCTGGCCGGCGCGCCCGCGCCGATGAGGCCGGTGGGCGCGCGCTTCGTGGACATGGTCGCGGGCCATTACGAAGCGATGCTCGGGTTCTACGGGAAAGCCCTCGGAACACGCGTCGCGCGCAAGCACCTGGGTTGGTACATGGATGTCGCGGACACCGACGCGGGGCTGCGCCGCCTTGTCCTGACGGCCCCTTCGCCGAACGAGGTCTTGGCACGTCTGCCTGATGCGCTCGGGCTGCGCGCGGAGATCGCCGCGTGA